The proteins below are encoded in one region of Roseovarius bejariae:
- the hemA gene encoding 5-aminolevulinate synthase: MDYSAQLDAAIAKLHEEGRYRTFIDIERQKGQFPHATWRKPDGSEQPITVWCGNDYLGMGQHPVVLEAMHEAIDATGAGSGGTRNISGTTVYHKRLEAELADLHGKEAALLFTSAYIANDATLSTLPKLFPGLIIYSDELNHASMIEGVRRNGGAKRIFRHNDVEHLRELMAADDPKAPKLIAFESVYSMDGDFGPIEAICDLADEFGALTYIDEVHAVGMYGARGAGICERDRLMHRLDIINGTLAKAYGVMGGYIAASAKMCDAVRSYAPGFIFSTSLAPTLAAGATASVAFLKTAEGQKLRDEHQTQAKILKTRLKGMGLPLIDHGSHIVPVIVGDPVHTKKLSDMLLDGYGIYVQPINFPTVPRGTERLRFTPSPVHGPGEMDALIRAMDELWSHCALNRAELTG; the protein is encoded by the coding sequence TTGGATTATTCGGCTCAGTTGGATGCGGCGATTGCAAAGCTGCATGAGGAAGGGCGGTATCGCACCTTCATCGACATTGAACGCCAGAAGGGCCAGTTCCCCCATGCCACATGGCGCAAGCCCGATGGCAGCGAGCAACCGATCACCGTCTGGTGTGGTAATGACTACCTTGGGATGGGGCAGCATCCCGTGGTTCTGGAGGCCATGCACGAAGCGATTGACGCCACCGGCGCGGGCTCGGGCGGGACGCGGAACATTTCCGGGACCACCGTTTATCACAAGCGGCTGGAGGCGGAGCTTGCCGATTTGCACGGCAAGGAAGCCGCGCTTTTGTTCACCAGCGCCTATATCGCCAATGACGCGACGCTGAGCACCCTGCCCAAGCTGTTCCCCGGCCTGATCATCTATTCGGACGAGTTGAACCATGCCTCGATGATCGAAGGCGTGCGCCGCAATGGCGGGGCCAAGCGGATTTTCCGCCACAACGACGTGGAGCACCTGCGCGAGTTGATGGCGGCGGACGACCCCAAGGCGCCCAAGCTGATCGCATTTGAATCGGTGTATTCGATGGATGGCGATTTCGGGCCGATCGAGGCGATTTGCGATCTGGCCGATGAATTCGGCGCGCTGACTTATATCGACGAAGTTCATGCCGTGGGCATGTATGGGGCCCGTGGCGCGGGAATTTGTGAACGTGACCGCCTGATGCACCGTCTGGACATTATCAACGGCACGCTGGCCAAGGCCTATGGCGTGATGGGTGGCTATATCGCGGCATCTGCAAAAATGTGTGATGCGGTAAGGAGTTACGCGCCGGGTTTCATCTTTTCGACCTCGCTGGCGCCGACCCTGGCGGCGGGGGCGACGGCCTCGGTTGCCTTTCTGAAGACGGCAGAGGGGCAGAAGCTACGGGATGAACATCAGACGCAGGCCAAGATTCTCAAGACACGGCTAAAGGGCATGGGCCTGCCGTTGATCGACCACGGCAGCCATATCGTGCCGGTGATCGTGGGCGACCCGGTCCACACCAAGAAATTGTCGGATATGCTGTTGGATGGCTACGGCATTTACGTACAACCGATCAATTTCCCGACCGTTCCGCGCGGGACCGAGCGCTTGCGGTTCACCCCATCGCCGGTACACGGGCCGGGTGAAATGGATGCTTTGATCCGGGCAATGGATGAACTTTGGAGCCATTGTGCGCTGAATCGCGCCGAATTAACCGGGTGA
- a CDS encoding M20/M25/M40 family metallo-hydrolase — protein sequence MSIDAVLSRIDDQLPEATDRLLELLRIPSISTDPAYAEHCQSAADWLVKDLQSLGIKAEKRPTPGHPMVVGHVEGPGPHLLFYGHYDVQPVDPLDLWESDPFDPQLEDTPNGRVIRGRGSSDDKGQLMTFVEACRAWKEVNGTLPCSITFFFEGEEESGSPSLTPFMEENADELRADLALICDTGLFQSKTPAIVTMLRGMLSEEFTITGPRVDLHSGFFGGLAMNPIRVMSKVLADLHDDKGRVTIPGFYDGIPELTDEVRQQWDGLGFDWQSFLGGVGLSKPAGESDRTPLEMIWSRPTAEVNGIWGGYTGDGFKTVLPAQAHAKISFRLVEGQDPLKLREAFRAFVQSRLPEDCSVDFKGHGASPASIMDNTDPAFEAARQALSDEWPEPAAFVGCGGSIPIAGHFGTILGMNAMLVGFGKDDDAIHSPNEKYDLESFHKGTRSWARILHRLTQDA from the coding sequence ATGTCCATCGACGCCGTTTTATCCCGCATTGACGACCAATTGCCCGAGGCCACGGACCGCCTGCTGGAGCTTCTGCGCATCCCCTCGATCTCCACCGATCCGGCCTATGCCGAGCATTGCCAAAGTGCCGCCGATTGGCTGGTAAAAGACCTGCAAAGCCTTGGCATAAAGGCCGAAAAGCGCCCAACGCCCGGTCATCCGATGGTCGTGGGTCATGTCGAAGGCCCCGGCCCGCACCTTCTGTTTTACGGCCATTATGACGTGCAGCCGGTCGATCCGCTCGACCTGTGGGAAAGCGACCCCTTCGATCCGCAACTCGAAGACACCCCCAATGGTCGCGTGATCCGCGGCCGCGGTAGCTCCGACGACAAGGGCCAGCTCATGACCTTCGTCGAGGCCTGCCGCGCATGGAAAGAAGTCAACGGCACCCTGCCCTGCTCCATCACCTTCTTTTTCGAAGGCGAGGAAGAATCAGGCTCCCCCTCCCTCACGCCCTTCATGGAAGAAAACGCCGATGAGTTGCGCGCCGATCTGGCGCTGATTTGCGACACCGGCCTGTTCCAGTCGAAAACCCCCGCCATCGTCACCATGCTGCGCGGCATGCTCTCCGAGGAATTCACCATCACCGGCCCTCGCGTCGATCTGCACTCGGGGTTTTTCGGTGGCCTCGCCATGAACCCGATCCGCGTCATGTCCAAGGTGCTGGCCGACCTGCACGACGACAAGGGCCGGGTCACCATCCCCGGGTTCTACGATGGCATCCCCGAATTGACAGACGAGGTCCGCCAGCAATGGGATGGCCTCGGATTCGACTGGCAAAGCTTCCTTGGCGGCGTCGGCCTGTCGAAACCCGCAGGCGAATCCGACCGCACCCCGCTGGAAATGATCTGGTCCCGCCCCACGGCCGAGGTCAACGGCATATGGGGCGGCTACACCGGCGATGGCTTCAAGACCGTCCTACCGGCACAGGCCCACGCCAAGATCAGCTTCCGACTGGTCGAGGGGCAAGACCCCCTGAAACTGCGCGAGGCCTTCCGCGCCTTCGTGCAATCCCGCCTGCCCGAGGATTGCAGCGTGGACTTCAAAGGCCACGGTGCATCGCCCGCCTCGATCATGGACAACACCGACCCCGCCTTCGAGGCCGCCCGTCAGGCCCTCTCAGACGAATGGCCCGAGCCTGCCGCCTTCGTCGGTTGCGGCGGCTCCATCCCCATCGCCGGACACTTCGGCACGATCCTCGGCATGAACGCCATGCTGGTTGGCTTCGGCAAGGATGACGACGCGATCCACTCACCCAACGAAAAATACGATCTGGAAAGCTTCCACAAAGGCACCAGAAGCTGGGCACGCATCCTGCACCGCCTGACGCAAGACGCATGA
- a CDS encoding helix-turn-helix domain-containing protein, producing the protein MIGRRFSRKPEDEDIEPRGFDDFELRLGDMMRGERATLGKSLLDVERELRIKASYIAAIENADPDAFDTPGFIPGYVRSYARYLNMDPDRAFAAFCAESGFTTAHGMSAEASSRRKPETSARMTSQAKKSTDPLMSPSTPFVPASESFLARIEPGAIGSALVLLTLIGGIGYGGWSVLNEVQRVQVAPIENTPDVLSDLDPLQTATRTDENDEAQVAGGFAAPEAEERLDRLYRPEALDVPVMVARDAPISTLSPAQVGLLRPDLPEADRESIDVAVTEAQERPSPQVLETPPAGVRMVAVRPAWVRVRAADGTVIYEGIMNAGDTWDVPATEEPPTLRVGESGAIYFNVNGQHYGPAGARGQVTSDLALDATDLTEGYDVADMTRDEDLSRYVAELRAGDVPQETPAPE; encoded by the coding sequence ATGATAGGGCGCCGTTTTTCGCGCAAGCCGGAAGATGAAGATATTGAACCGCGCGGGTTCGATGATTTTGAGCTTCGCCTTGGCGACATGATGCGCGGTGAGCGTGCAACCCTTGGAAAATCCCTTCTGGACGTCGAACGCGAGCTTCGCATCAAGGCAAGCTATATCGCGGCTATTGAAAACGCCGACCCCGATGCATTTGATACGCCCGGCTTTATCCCCGGTTACGTGCGGTCCTATGCGCGATACCTGAACATGGACCCCGACCGTGCTTTTGCGGCCTTCTGTGCGGAAAGCGGATTTACGACCGCGCATGGCATGTCGGCCGAGGCATCAAGCCGCCGGAAACCCGAAACCTCGGCGCGGATGACCTCGCAGGCGAAGAAATCAACCGATCCCCTGATGTCGCCGAGCACACCTTTTGTGCCCGCCTCGGAGAGCTTCCTGGCCCGGATCGAGCCGGGGGCCATCGGGTCGGCCTTGGTGCTTCTGACGTTGATCGGCGGGATTGGCTATGGCGGATGGAGCGTGTTGAACGAGGTGCAGCGCGTGCAGGTTGCGCCGATTGAGAACACGCCCGACGTCTTGTCGGATCTCGACCCGCTGCAAACCGCGACACGAACGGATGAGAACGATGAGGCTCAGGTCGCCGGTGGCTTTGCCGCACCGGAGGCCGAGGAGCGTCTGGACCGTCTGTATCGCCCCGAGGCCCTGGATGTGCCGGTGATGGTGGCACGGGATGCGCCGATTTCCACGCTGAGCCCGGCGCAGGTGGGCCTGTTGCGCCCCGACCTGCCTGAGGCCGACCGCGAGTCGATCGATGTGGCGGTGACCGAGGCACAGGAACGCCCCAGCCCCCAGGTTCTGGAAACGCCGCCTGCGGGGGTTCGGATGGTTGCCGTACGCCCGGCATGGGTGCGTGTACGGGCCGCCGATGGTACGGTGATCTACGAGGGCATCATGAACGCGGGCGACACATGGGATGTGCCCGCCACCGAGGAGCCCCCGACCCTTCGTGTGGGGGAATCGGGCGCGATCTATTTCAACGTCAACGGACAGCATTACGGCCCCGCCGGGGCGCGTGGACAGGTCACATCCGATCTGGCGCTGGACGCAACGGACCTGACCGAGGGCTACGATGTGGCGGACATGACCCGGGACGAGGATCTGTCGCGTTATGTGGCGGAATTGCGGGCTGGCGATGTGCCGCAGGAGACGCCTGCGCCTGAGTGA
- the lon gene encoding endopeptidase La, with translation MQEPLNASYPVLPLRDIVVFPHMIVPLFVGREKSVRALEEVMQDDKHILLSSQIDASEDDPASDGIYDSGVLANVLQLLKLPDGTVKVLVEGVARVRITEYLENDNYFEARAEYLTEMPGDQATIDALLRTVSDEFERYAKVKKNIPEEALAAVSESEEPAKLADLVAGHLGIEVEQKQDLLETLSVSERLEKVYGLMQGEMSVLQVEKKIKTRVKSQMERTQREYYLNEQMKAIQKELGDGEEGEGEIAELENRIAETKLSKEAREKAEGELKKLKNMSPMSAEATVVRNYLDWMLSIPWGKKSRVKKDLSRAEKILDTDHYGLEKVKERIVEYLAVQQRSKKLKGPIMCLVGPPGVGKTSLGESVARSTGREFIRISLGGVRDESEIRGHRRTYIGSMPGKIIQALKKAKTTNPLILLDEIDKMGQDFRGDPASAMLEVLDPEQNATFVDHYLEVEYDLSDVMFLTTANSYNMPGPLLDRMEIIPLAGYTEDEKREIAKQHLLPKQIKNHGLKKGEFALTDEALTDIIRHYTREAGVRNLERELAKVARKAVTKIIKKEAESIEVTPENLGDFLGVKKFKYGLAEEKDQVGVVTGLAYTSVGGELLNIEAVRLPGKGRMKTTGTLGDVMKESIDAASSYVRSISPEIGVKPPKFEKWDIHVHVPEGATPKDGPSAGLAMVTSIVSVLTGIPVRKDIAMTGEVTLRGNALAIGGLKEKLLAALRGGIKTVLIPRENEKDLVEIPDNVKEGLDIIPVDHVRDVLKLALVRKPEPVEWDEEAEEAAAAEAALKSGDGAGATAH, from the coding sequence ATGCAAGAGCCTCTCAACGCATCTTACCCCGTGCTGCCGCTGCGCGATATCGTGGTTTTTCCCCACATGATCGTGCCGCTGTTCGTGGGCCGTGAAAAATCGGTCCGGGCACTGGAAGAGGTGATGCAGGACGACAAGCACATCCTGCTGAGCAGTCAGATCGACGCCAGCGAGGATGATCCTGCGAGCGATGGAATTTACGACAGCGGTGTGTTGGCCAATGTGCTGCAACTGCTGAAACTGCCCGATGGCACCGTGAAGGTGCTGGTCGAGGGTGTGGCGCGGGTGCGGATCACCGAATACCTTGAAAACGACAATTATTTCGAGGCGCGCGCCGAATACCTGACCGAGATGCCGGGCGATCAGGCGACGATTGACGCGCTGTTGCGCACCGTCAGCGACGAATTCGAGCGCTATGCCAAGGTGAAAAAGAACATCCCCGAAGAAGCCTTGGCCGCGGTCAGTGAATCCGAGGAGCCCGCCAAGCTGGCCGATCTGGTGGCCGGGCATCTGGGCATCGAGGTGGAGCAAAAGCAGGACCTGCTGGAAACGCTGAGCGTGAGCGAGCGTCTGGAGAAGGTTTACGGCCTGATGCAGGGCGAGATGAGCGTTTTGCAGGTCGAGAAAAAGATCAAGACGCGCGTCAAGAGCCAGATGGAGCGCACGCAGCGCGAGTATTACTTGAATGAGCAGATGAAGGCCATTCAGAAGGAACTGGGCGACGGCGAAGAGGGCGAAGGCGAAATTGCCGAGCTTGAGAATCGCATTGCCGAGACCAAGCTTTCCAAGGAAGCCCGCGAAAAGGCCGAAGGCGAGCTGAAGAAGCTCAAGAACATGAGCCCGATGAGCGCCGAGGCGACCGTGGTGCGCAACTATCTGGATTGGATGCTGTCCATCCCGTGGGGCAAGAAATCCCGCGTGAAGAAGGATCTGAGCCGCGCAGAGAAGATCCTCGATACCGATCACTATGGCCTTGAGAAGGTCAAGGAACGGATCGTCGAATATCTGGCGGTGCAGCAACGCTCGAAGAAGCTGAAAGGGCCGATCATGTGCCTTGTCGGCCCGCCGGGTGTGGGGAAAACCTCGCTCGGGGAGAGTGTTGCGCGCTCGACGGGGCGTGAGTTCATCCGCATCAGCCTTGGTGGCGTGCGTGACGAGAGCGAAATCCGTGGTCACCGCCGGACTTACATCGGGTCGATGCCCGGTAAGATCATTCAGGCGTTGAAGAAGGCCAAGACGACCAATCCGCTGATCCTGCTCGATGAGATCGACAAGATGGGGCAGGATTTCCGGGGCGATCCGGCGTCGGCGATGCTTGAGGTTCTGGACCCCGAGCAGAATGCGACATTCGTAGACCACTATTTGGAAGTGGAATACGATCTGAGCGACGTGATGTTCCTGACCACGGCGAACTCCTACAACATGCCGGGGCCGCTTCTGGACCGGATGGAGATCATTCCGCTGGCGGGCTACACCGAGGACGAAAAGCGCGAGATCGCCAAGCAGCACCTGCTGCCCAAGCAGATCAAGAACCATGGTCTGAAGAAGGGCGAATTCGCGCTGACCGACGAGGCGCTGACCGATATCATCCGGCATTACACGCGTGAGGCCGGTGTGCGGAACCTTGAGCGTGAATTGGCCAAGGTGGCGCGGAAAGCGGTGACCAAGATCATCAAGAAAGAGGCCGAGTCCATCGAGGTGACGCCGGAGAACCTTGGTGATTTCCTTGGGGTCAAGAAGTTCAAGTATGGCCTTGCCGAAGAGAAGGACCAGGTGGGTGTCGTGACCGGCCTTGCCTATACTTCGGTCGGCGGTGAGCTTTTGAACATCGAGGCGGTGCGCCTGCCGGGCAAGGGCCGGATGAAGACCACCGGTACGCTTGGCGACGTGATGAAGGAAAGCATCGATGCCGCTTCAAGCTATGTGCGGTCGATCAGCCCGGAGATTGGGGTGAAGCCGCCGAAGTTCGAGAAGTGGGATATCCACGTGCACGTCCCCGAGGGGGCCACACCCAAGGACGGGCCGAGCGCCGGTTTGGCGATGGTCACCTCGATCGTGTCGGTCCTGACCGGGATTCCCGTACGCAAGGACATTGCCATGACGGGCGAGGTCACATTGCGCGGCAACGCGCTTGCCATTGGCGGCTTGAAAGAAAAGCTGTTGGCGGCGCTGCGCGGCGGGATCAAGACCGTTCTCATCCCGCGTGAGAACGAGAAGGACCTTGTCGAGATTCCCGACAACGTGAAAGAGGGGCTGGATATCATCCCCGTCGATCACGTGCGCGACGTTCTGAAACTGGCGCTGGTGCGCAAGCCGGAGCCGGTGGAATGGGACGAGGAGGCCGAAGAAGCCGCCGCCGCCGAAGCCGCGTTGAAAAGCGGCGATGGCGCGGGGGCGACAGCCCATTAA
- a CDS encoding alpha/beta fold hydrolase, whose protein sequence is MIIPGFTDHSVTLAGQDIAYTKGGSGPPLLLLHGFPQTRAMWASIAPELAKTHTVICTDLRGYGASGKPQEVSAYSFRAMAEDMRLLMAHLGHEHFAVAGHDRGGRVTHRLALDAPQCVTRACVMDIVPTHTLLSDLKQAVATAYYHWFFLAQPAPFPETLIGYDPDTYYQSCLLGWGGADLSDFDTDQLTAYRTAWRDPDTIRGMCNDYRATLSFDMAHDSADLTQRISCPTLVLYGADGAMAKHYDVSETWAAKCTQMQARAIPGGHFFPDTAPQETTAALKAFFTS, encoded by the coding sequence ATGATCATTCCCGGTTTCACCGATCACAGCGTCACCCTCGCGGGTCAGGACATCGCCTATACCAAGGGCGGCTCCGGCCCGCCGCTGCTTTTGCTGCACGGCTTCCCGCAAACCCGCGCCATGTGGGCGTCCATCGCGCCCGAACTGGCCAAAACCCATACCGTCATCTGCACCGACCTGCGCGGCTATGGCGCCTCTGGCAAACCACAGGAGGTCAGCGCATACAGCTTCCGCGCTATGGCCGAGGATATGCGCCTGCTCATGGCCCACTTGGGGCATGAGCACTTCGCCGTCGCGGGCCATGATCGCGGCGGGCGTGTGACCCACCGGCTGGCGCTTGATGCCCCGCAATGCGTCACCCGGGCCTGCGTGATGGACATCGTACCAACCCATACCCTTCTGTCCGACCTTAAACAGGCGGTCGCGACGGCCTATTACCACTGGTTCTTTCTGGCCCAGCCCGCACCCTTCCCCGAAACCCTCATCGGTTACGACCCGGACACCTACTATCAATCCTGCCTTCTGGGTTGGGGCGGTGCGGACCTGTCAGACTTCGACACCGACCAACTCACCGCCTACCGCACCGCATGGCGCGACCCGGACACGATCCGCGGCATGTGCAACGATTACCGCGCGACCCTGAGTTTCGACATGGCCCACGACAGCGCCGACCTGACCCAACGGATCAGCTGCCCGACTCTGGTGCTCTATGGCGCCGATGGGGCCATGGCCAAGCATTACGATGTCTCCGAAACATGGGCCGCCAAATGCACCCAGATGCAGGCCCGGGCCATTCCCGGCGGTCATTTCTTCCCCGACACGGCTCCACAGGAAACGACAGCGGCCCTAAAGGCGTTCTTCACCAGTTAA
- the tgt gene encoding tRNA guanosine(34) transglycosylase Tgt: MTALFGFELKATDGAARTGVISTPRGEVRTPAFMPVGTAATVKAMMPESVRDTGADILLGNTYHLMLRPTAERIDRLGGLHRFMNWERPILTDSGGFQVMSLAGLRKLTEEGVTFKSHIDGSKHALTPERSMEIQRLLGSDIVMCFDECPALPATDEEVARAMRLSMRWAARSKEAFGDRPGHALFGIMQGGVNQELREESAQALKEIGFDGYAIGGLAVGEGQEAMFGVLDYAPGYLPQDKPRYLMGVGKPDDIVGAVKRGVDMMDCVLPSRSGRTGQVFTRHGQLNIKNARHQDDPRPLDEDCTCPACRNYSRAYLHHVFRSQEIISSMLLTWHNLHYYQQIMDGMRQAIAEGRFAEWETAFHKGREAGDIERL; encoded by the coding sequence ATGACAGCATTATTCGGCTTCGAACTCAAGGCCACCGATGGGGCGGCCCGGACCGGCGTGATTTCGACCCCGCGGGGCGAGGTGCGCACACCGGCCTTCATGCCGGTGGGCACGGCGGCGACGGTCAAGGCGATGATGCCCGAGTCGGTCCGGGACACCGGGGCCGATATCCTGCTGGGCAATACCTATCATTTGATGCTGCGGCCGACGGCGGAGCGGATCGACCGTTTGGGCGGGTTGCACAGGTTCATGAACTGGGAGCGGCCCATCCTGACCGACAGCGGCGGGTTTCAGGTGATGAGCCTTGCGGGGCTTCGTAAGCTCACCGAAGAGGGGGTGACCTTCAAGAGCCATATCGACGGGTCCAAGCACGCGTTGACGCCCGAGCGGTCGATGGAGATTCAGCGGCTGTTGGGCAGTGACATCGTGATGTGTTTCGATGAGTGCCCGGCGCTTCCCGCCACGGATGAGGAAGTGGCCCGCGCGATGCGCCTGTCGATGCGGTGGGCGGCGCGGTCGAAGGAAGCCTTCGGCGACCGGCCCGGTCATGCGCTCTTTGGCATCATGCAGGGGGGCGTGAACCAAGAGCTGCGCGAGGAATCGGCGCAGGCGCTGAAAGAGATCGGATTTGACGGTTATGCCATCGGCGGTCTGGCCGTGGGCGAGGGGCAGGAGGCGATGTTCGGCGTGTTGGATTATGCGCCGGGCTACCTGCCGCAAGACAAGCCGCGGTATTTGATGGGCGTGGGCAAGCCTGACGATATTGTCGGCGCCGTGAAACGTGGCGTGGACATGATGGATTGCGTGTTGCCGTCGCGATCGGGGCGTACCGGGCAGGTGTTCACCCGGCATGGGCAGTTGAACATCAAGAACGCCCGCCATCAGGACGACCCGCGGCCTTTGGACGAGGACTGCACCTGTCCGGCCTGCCGGAACTATTCACGCGCTTATCTGCATCATGTGTTCCGGTCCCAGGAGATCATCAGTTCCATGCTGCTGACGTGGCACAATCTGCATTACTATCAGCAGATCATGGACGGGATGCGGCAGGCCATTGCCGAGGGCCGCTTTGCCGAGTGGGAGACCGCGTTCCACAAGGGGCGCGAGGCCGGAGATATTGAGCGGCTTTGA
- a CDS encoding RND transporter, with the protein MGGFIDRLPWWIVGFMVLTLGLAPYSPEPHIWEKLKMLVAGDLHRGLDWFDLILHSGPWALALTKGARAVSKS; encoded by the coding sequence ATGGGTGGATTCATTGACAGGCTTCCTTGGTGGATCGTGGGATTCATGGTGCTGACACTGGGATTGGCGCCTTACAGCCCTGAACCACATATCTGGGAAAAGCTGAAGATGCTGGTCGCGGGCGATTTGCACCGCGGATTGGATTGGTTCGATCTGATCCTGCATTCGGGGCCTTGGGCCCTGGCGCTTACAAAGGGCGCGCGGGCGGTGTCGAAATCTTGA
- a CDS encoding HU family DNA-binding protein, producing MMKKKELIEAVVERSGVRKKFAKPAIEAMMEVLGEAIAEGRDLNLPPMGKIKQQRTKEAANVRVTVAKIRQSKEAGAAKDLEGPENPKQGVAEAAE from the coding sequence ATGATGAAGAAGAAAGAGCTGATCGAGGCAGTTGTCGAGCGTTCGGGCGTGCGCAAGAAATTTGCCAAGCCCGCGATCGAGGCGATGATGGAGGTTTTGGGAGAGGCGATCGCCGAGGGCCGTGACCTGAACCTTCCACCCATGGGCAAGATCAAACAACAGCGGACCAAAGAAGCCGCGAATGTACGGGTGACAGTGGCCAAGATCCGGCAGAGCAAGGAAGCCGGAGCGGCGAAGGATCTGGAAGGTCCAGAAAATCCAAAACAGGGTGTTGCAGAGGCTGCGGAGTGA
- a CDS encoding SUF system Fe-S cluster assembly protein, translating into MTHSPEPLEGTPLIAPSSTEHPLYDQLVEACRTVYDPEIPVNIYDLGLIYTIEISEDNAVRVIMTLTAPGCPVAGEMPGWVAEAIEPVAGVKQVDVELVWDPPWGMDMMSDEARLELGFM; encoded by the coding sequence ATGACGCACAGCCCCGAACCCCTCGAAGGCACCCCCCTGATCGCGCCCTCCAGCACCGAGCACCCGCTCTACGATCAACTGGTCGAGGCTTGCCGTACGGTCTATGACCCTGAAATTCCAGTGAATATTTACGATCTGGGCCTGATCTACACGATCGAGATTTCCGAGGATAATGCCGTGCGCGTGATCATGACATTGACGGCACCGGGCTGTCCCGTGGCCGGCGAAATGCCCGGATGGGTGGCCGAGGCGATCGAACCCGTCGCAGGCGTCAAGCAGGTCGATGTCGAACTCGTCTGGGATCCACCCTGGGGCATGGACATGATGAGCGACGAAGCCCGCCTTGAGCTGGGCTTTATGTAA
- the rimK gene encoding 30S ribosomal protein S6--L-glutamate ligase — protein MSDTVPPAEPLQFGWEEWISLPDLGVPALRAKVDTGARTSALHAFDIETFGPSSKPKVRFTVHPIPGRDDLVIPCSAPIIDRREVASSNGEKELRYVIESTLSVNGDAWPIEITLTNRSSMTSRMLLGRQALKDHISIQATDRFLQPELSYDVYHTTRMREVQPNRALRIAVLSREDNYSTRRLVEEGEKRGHSVEVINTTRCYMAINAMAPEVHYDGKRLPRFDAIIPRIGASITPYGTAIIRQFETIGTYCVNGSDGISASRDKLYAHQIMARAKIGMPNTAFAASPKDTGNLIGLVGTAPLIVKLLESTQGKGVVLAETKKAAESVIDAFRGLKANFLVQDFVKEAAGEDIRCLVIGGKVVASMKRTGADGDFRSNLHRGGSAKSVRINKEERETAIRAAKAFNLNMAGVDLLRSEAGPKVLEVNSSPGFEGIENSTGKNIVGKLYDQIESRVRPAPVRRRKTAPAKAKSKQ, from the coding sequence ATGAGTGATACCGTACCCCCCGCCGAACCCCTGCAATTCGGATGGGAGGAATGGATCAGCTTACCGGATCTGGGCGTACCCGCCCTGCGCGCCAAGGTCGATACCGGCGCGCGTACCTCGGCGCTGCATGCCTTTGACATCGAAACCTTCGGGCCAAGCTCCAAACCCAAGGTGCGGTTCACCGTCCACCCCATTCCCGGGCGTGACGATCTGGTGATCCCCTGCTCGGCCCCGATCATCGACCGGCGCGAGGTGGCCTCGTCCAACGGCGAAAAAGAACTGCGCTACGTGATCGAAAGCACGCTATCGGTGAACGGCGACGCATGGCCCATCGAGATCACGCTGACCAATCGCTCCTCCATGACATCGCGGATGCTGCTTGGCCGTCAGGCCCTCAAAGATCATATCTCGATTCAGGCCACCGATCGCTTCCTGCAACCCGAACTCAGTTACGATGTCTACCACACCACCCGAATGCGCGAGGTACAGCCCAACCGCGCCCTGCGCATCGCCGTCCTGTCGCGTGAGGATAACTATTCCACCCGCCGCCTCGTGGAAGAAGGCGAAAAACGTGGCCATTCCGTCGAAGTCATCAACACCACCCGCTGTTACATGGCGATCAACGCTATGGCCCCCGAGGTGCATTACGATGGCAAGCGCCTGCCGCGCTTCGACGCCATCATTCCACGGATCGGGGCCTCGATCACCCCCTACGGCACGGCCATCATCCGGCAGTTCGAAACCATCGGCACCTATTGCGTGAACGGCAGCGACGGCATCTCGGCCAGCCGGGACAAGCTCTATGCCCATCAGATCATGGCTCGCGCCAAGATCGGCATGCCCAACACCGCCTTCGCCGCCTCCCCCAAGGATACCGGCAACCTCATCGGTCTCGTGGGCACCGCACCCCTGATCGTCAAACTTCTCGAATCCACCCAAGGCAAAGGCGTGGTGCTGGCCGAAACCAAGAAGGCCGCCGAATCCGTGATCGACGCCTTCCGGGGCCTCAAGGCCAACTTCCTCGTGCAGGATTTCGTCAAGGAAGCCGCCGGTGAGGATATCCGCTGCCTCGTGATCGGCGGCAAGGTAGTGGCCTCGATGAAACGCACCGGCGCCGATGGAGATTTCCGCTCCAACCTGCACCGGGGCGGATCGGCCAAATCCGTGCGCATCAACAAGGAAGAACGCGAAACCGCGATCCGCGCCGCTAAGGCCTTCAATCTCAACATGGCCGGGGTCGATCTCCTGCGCTCCGAGGCCGGGCCGAAAGTGCTCGAAGTGAATTCTTCCCCCGGCTTCGAAGGCATCGAGAATTCCACCGGCAAGAACATCGTCGGCAAGCTCTATGACCAGATCGAAAGCCGCGTCCGCCCGGCCCCGGTCCGCCGCCGCAAGACCGCCCCGGCCAAGGCGAAATCCAAACAGTGA